In a genomic window of Amycolatopsis japonica:
- a CDS encoding CDGSH iron-sulfur domain-containing protein, with protein MDAREPDRNGAAVQKPAPATVVVCEDGPVIIRGDYDLRSQTDEPIDPQRKTIALCRCGRSLQKPFCDGSHIWARGVTHGDRSNRT; from the coding sequence ATGGACGCCCGGGAACCGGACCGGAACGGGGCCGCGGTGCAGAAGCCCGCTCCGGCCACGGTCGTGGTGTGCGAGGACGGGCCGGTCATCATCCGCGGCGACTACGACCTGCGCAGTCAGACCGACGAGCCGATAGATCCGCAGCGAAAGACCATCGCGCTCTGCCGTTGCGGGCGTTCACTGCAGAAGCCGTTCTGCGACGGCAGCCATATCTGGGCTAGGGGCGTGACCCATGGAGATCGGTCGAACCGGACGTGA
- a CDS encoding ornithine carbamoyltransferase — MVGFLSLDDVDTEDLHGIVERSAGVLDRPEPLEQRLSGKVLGVYFAKTSTRTRTAFTSAALRLGASVIPYGPNDLQLNTGESLHDTGRMFGAMLDGLVMRTAGPLEDMRLVAHSSGLPVVNAMAAQEHPTQGVCDAASMLRHFGQVDGLSVLYVGEGNNTAVALGKILSTYRGVTVVFATPKGYGLDAALLGSLQEKGAASGSRFHETHDLDAVDITADVVYTTRWQTTGTAKPSADWREDFRPFHVDDEVMARWPNAVFMHDLPAHRGDEVKGSVLDGDRSIAWEQARMKYGSAVAILQWIYRDAR; from the coding sequence ATGGTCGGTTTTCTTTCTCTCGATGACGTCGACACCGAGGACCTGCACGGAATCGTCGAGCGCTCCGCCGGCGTGCTCGACCGGCCGGAACCGTTGGAACAACGGCTTTCCGGCAAGGTTCTCGGCGTCTACTTCGCCAAGACCTCGACGCGCACGCGGACAGCGTTCACGTCGGCCGCGTTACGGCTCGGAGCCTCGGTCATCCCGTATGGCCCCAACGATCTCCAGCTCAACACCGGCGAGTCCCTGCACGACACCGGCCGGATGTTCGGCGCGATGCTCGACGGTCTGGTGATGCGCACCGCGGGCCCGTTGGAGGACATGCGCCTGGTGGCCCACAGCAGCGGTTTGCCGGTCGTGAACGCGATGGCGGCACAGGAACATCCGACTCAAGGCGTCTGCGACGCGGCGTCGATGCTTCGGCACTTCGGCCAGGTGGACGGCCTGTCGGTGCTGTATGTCGGCGAAGGGAACAACACGGCCGTGGCGCTGGGGAAGATCCTGAGCACCTATCGTGGCGTCACAGTGGTTTTCGCCACGCCGAAGGGCTACGGGCTCGACGCCGCGCTGCTCGGTTCGTTGCAGGAAAAGGGCGCGGCCTCGGGATCCCGTTTCCACGAGACCCACGACCTCGACGCCGTCGACATCACCGCCGACGTCGTCTACACGACTCGATGGCAGACCACGGGGACGGCCAAGCCGAGCGCGGACTGGCGGGAGGACTTCCGTCCGTTCCACGTGGACGACGAAGTCATGGCTCGGTGGCCGAACGCGGTGTTCATGCACGACCTGCCCGCGCACCGCGGTGACGAGGTCAAGGGATCGGTGCTCGACGGGGACCGATCGATCGCCTGGGAACAGGCGCGGATGAAGTACGGCAGCGCGGTCGCGATCCTGCAGTGGATCTACCGCGACGCTCGATGA
- a CDS encoding ornithine cyclodeaminase family protein has translation MENLWLADVLARPAPESVRFLSRADVVECLAGIDVVAAVKDALVSHHFGRTILPSEAYLSWTNRHGAYSRSIGMPGAVLENGTEGAYGMKIINASVSNPEFGLERAGGLGLCFDPRTARVTAVMEVGVLSAVRTAAVTAIAVEAAGYRATRSLAVVGCGTQARVHLALLLTRCPDLGRITLCDVRGPVAESLAAELAARHPGVSFSVAATPAEAMAGAETALFLTTVAEGYVQPEWVRPGSLLVNVSLGDLTDEVLTGASALFVDDVQLIVENPRRPLGRLVNEGRIAAKVREDRPSITATLGELLAGDIVAERPDTGYVVVNPFGLGILDVALFGAVLRRASGADIGQALELV, from the coding sequence ATGGAAAACCTGTGGCTCGCCGACGTCCTCGCGAGGCCCGCCCCGGAATCGGTGCGGTTCCTCAGCCGGGCCGACGTCGTCGAGTGCCTGGCGGGGATCGACGTCGTGGCCGCGGTCAAGGACGCGCTGGTGAGTCATCACTTCGGCCGGACGATCCTGCCGAGCGAGGCGTACCTGTCCTGGACCAACCGGCACGGCGCCTACAGCCGCTCGATCGGCATGCCGGGCGCGGTGCTCGAGAACGGCACCGAGGGCGCCTACGGCATGAAGATCATCAACGCCAGCGTGTCGAATCCGGAGTTCGGCCTGGAAAGGGCCGGTGGGCTCGGGCTCTGCTTCGACCCGCGGACCGCAAGGGTCACCGCGGTGATGGAGGTCGGTGTGCTCAGCGCCGTGCGGACGGCCGCCGTCACCGCGATCGCCGTCGAAGCCGCCGGATACCGGGCGACGCGCTCGCTGGCCGTCGTCGGGTGCGGGACTCAGGCGCGGGTGCATCTCGCCCTGCTCCTCACGCGATGCCCGGATCTCGGCCGGATCACCCTGTGCGACGTGCGGGGGCCGGTGGCGGAAAGTCTCGCCGCCGAACTCGCCGCACGGCATCCGGGAGTCTCGTTCTCCGTGGCGGCCACACCGGCCGAGGCGATGGCGGGCGCGGAAACGGCGTTGTTCCTGACCACCGTCGCCGAGGGGTACGTCCAGCCGGAGTGGGTGCGTCCCGGGTCGCTCCTGGTCAACGTCTCGCTCGGCGATCTGACCGACGAGGTCCTGACCGGCGCCTCCGCCTTGTTCGTGGACGACGTCCAGCTGATCGTCGAAAACCCCCGGCGTCCCTTGGGCCGTCTGGTCAACGAGGGGCGAATCGCGGCGAAGGTGCGGGAAGACCGGCCCTCGATCACCGCGACGCTCGGCGAACTGCTCGCCGGCGACATCGTCGCGGAGCGGCCGGACACCGGCTACGTCGTCGTGAACCCGTTCGGGCTCGGCATTCTCGATGTGGCGCTGTTCGGCGCGGTCCTGCGCCGGGCGAGCGGCGCGGACATCGGGCAGGCGCTGGAGCTCGTGTGA
- a CDS encoding class I adenylate-forming enzyme family protein, which translates to MTAPEIEFRTSGHTGSPAVWLRTPDQLRAEAGLIADELVGEIEQIVSFAPVEHLFGRLFAQVLPELRGVPVHHLTHAPTGLPPEVEEKRTLFVCLPSSWLVLRHLLGRLKALPSAVALHGTGPTVQATGEVLAALSGTGFRAFELFGSTETGGIAHREITPPGTGTGRWRLLPDVEFADPSAGPGQWLNIRSPRLARRSDMATRPDTWQLPDVIHRDDRSFEFHGRASALIKVNGERINLEELATALRNSADGLDVACLPVHDPVRAEHYELFYSFDQDLSHREISARLRKVMHDVTPPRAVHQVRRIPRTATGKIAVTALYALTQQEPRPALEGAS; encoded by the coding sequence ATGACGGCACCGGAAATCGAGTTCCGCACGTCCGGGCACACGGGTTCACCCGCCGTTTGGCTGCGCACCCCGGACCAGCTCCGGGCCGAGGCCGGGCTCATCGCGGACGAACTCGTCGGCGAGATCGAGCAGATCGTCAGCTTCGCGCCGGTGGAGCACCTGTTCGGCCGGTTGTTCGCCCAGGTCCTGCCGGAGCTTCGCGGCGTTCCCGTGCATCACCTCACCCACGCGCCCACCGGTTTGCCGCCCGAGGTGGAGGAGAAACGGACACTGTTCGTCTGCCTGCCGTCGAGCTGGCTGGTGCTGCGTCATCTGCTCGGCAGGCTCAAGGCACTCCCCTCGGCGGTCGCCCTGCACGGGACCGGGCCGACGGTGCAGGCCACCGGTGAGGTGCTCGCCGCGTTGTCCGGCACCGGTTTCCGTGCGTTCGAACTGTTCGGGTCCACCGAAACCGGTGGGATCGCGCACCGGGAGATCACACCGCCTGGCACCGGGACCGGACGGTGGCGGCTCCTGCCCGACGTCGAGTTCGCCGATCCGAGCGCGGGTCCGGGACAGTGGCTCAACATCCGCAGCCCGCGGCTGGCCCGCCGCAGCGACATGGCGACCCGGCCGGACACGTGGCAGCTGCCCGACGTGATCCACCGCGACGACCGGTCCTTCGAGTTCCACGGGCGGGCTTCCGCGCTGATCAAGGTGAACGGCGAGCGCATCAACCTCGAGGAACTCGCGACCGCGCTGCGGAACTCGGCCGACGGTCTGGACGTGGCCTGCCTGCCCGTGCACGATCCCGTCCGCGCCGAGCACTACGAACTGTTCTACAGCTTCGATCAGGACCTCTCCCACCGGGAGATCTCCGCCCGGTTGCGGAAGGTCATGCACGACGTCACCCCGCCGCGAGCGGTGCACCAGGTCCGGCGCATCCCCCGGACCGCGACCGGGAAGATCGCGGTCACCGCCCTGTACGCGCTCACCCAGCAGGAACCCAGGCCGGCGCTGGAAGGAGCGAGCTGA
- a CDS encoding prenyltransferase/squalene oxidase repeat-containing protein — protein sequence MIARLAPHAPKGIAVTTGEADLWCTYAAVRAAAWLDRTGDLPGRVATIGYLSSRRNTDGGYAWSKGMASDAWATFYCTQAMAELGAEIPELDATRGWLRETWSGDAYAMLPGQAPDVWATHFSVRSVVELCGDTPPDLDRLVSWLRALQAPDGGLGWSPEHAGAADSDVRACFYGVMSWRALRTVDPELALPWDGPALVRWLRDQQQAEGGFRFGPSADIPCLWATYRATAALDALGAVPAEKQSCLDWVLDRRTADGAFVRWAGYDVADVWASFCAIGSVRSLGADTGPHAVPVLRRLHELSCPAGGFTYREPDQAGDALSTAATALTTAADDPRQEQWRTWLAGCRLPNEGGVMYMPARGSEVRCTLWALAAGAADADPAAPAGIADWLADLQNPDGGFGYWEGRGSDLVSTAAAVEALRLLGIPVSDVLDTTRLAEFVLGCRDEQGHRHVPGAPPTLRAGLQALRIREELGQATAGELAALLERHRVSSGGFANVGSRMPDLLSTYEAVVTADRQGIFVDFARLTVFLDRLVRPEGIGWTPLAPTGGGALADCLGSLLRERIEGRRADLPALTLS from the coding sequence ATGATCGCGCGCCTCGCTCCCCACGCGCCGAAGGGGATCGCCGTCACCACCGGTGAAGCCGACCTGTGGTGCACCTACGCCGCGGTTCGCGCGGCCGCATGGCTGGACCGGACCGGCGATCTGCCCGGTCGCGTGGCCACGATCGGCTACCTGAGCAGCCGGCGCAACACCGATGGCGGGTACGCCTGGAGCAAAGGCATGGCCTCCGACGCGTGGGCGACGTTCTACTGCACCCAGGCGATGGCCGAACTCGGCGCCGAGATCCCCGAGCTCGACGCGACGCGGGGCTGGCTGCGCGAGACCTGGTCAGGTGACGCGTACGCGATGCTGCCCGGCCAGGCGCCCGACGTCTGGGCCACGCACTTCTCGGTGCGCAGCGTGGTCGAACTGTGCGGGGACACCCCGCCGGACCTCGATCGGCTGGTGAGCTGGCTTCGCGCGTTGCAGGCGCCGGACGGTGGCCTCGGCTGGTCGCCGGAGCACGCCGGTGCCGCCGATTCCGACGTCCGCGCCTGCTTCTACGGGGTGATGTCCTGGCGGGCGCTGCGAACCGTGGACCCGGAGCTGGCGCTTCCCTGGGACGGTCCCGCGCTCGTGCGCTGGCTGCGGGATCAGCAACAGGCCGAAGGCGGTTTCCGGTTCGGTCCGTCGGCGGACATCCCGTGTCTGTGGGCCACCTATCGGGCGACGGCCGCGCTGGATGCGCTGGGCGCGGTCCCCGCGGAGAAACAGTCCTGCCTCGATTGGGTACTGGACCGCCGGACGGCCGACGGCGCGTTCGTCCGCTGGGCCGGTTACGACGTGGCCGACGTCTGGGCTTCGTTCTGCGCGATCGGCTCGGTGCGGTCGCTGGGCGCGGACACCGGCCCGCACGCCGTGCCCGTGCTGCGCAGGCTGCACGAGCTCTCCTGCCCCGCCGGCGGTTTCACCTACCGCGAACCCGATCAGGCCGGGGACGCGCTGAGCACCGCGGCGACCGCTTTGACGACGGCGGCCGACGACCCGCGGCAGGAGCAGTGGCGCACCTGGCTCGCCGGATGCCGTCTGCCGAACGAGGGCGGGGTCATGTACATGCCCGCCCGGGGCAGCGAAGTGCGGTGCACCCTGTGGGCGCTCGCCGCGGGTGCGGCCGACGCCGACCCGGCCGCGCCGGCCGGAATCGCGGACTGGCTGGCGGATCTGCAGAACCCGGACGGTGGCTTCGGCTACTGGGAAGGCCGGGGATCGGATCTGGTCTCCACCGCGGCGGCGGTGGAAGCGTTGCGGCTGCTCGGGATTCCGGTCTCCGACGTGCTGGACACCACGCGCCTGGCGGAGTTCGTCCTGGGCTGCCGTGACGAACAGGGCCATCGGCACGTCCCGGGGGCGCCTCCCACGCTCAGGGCCGGGCTGCAGGCGTTGCGGATCCGGGAAGAGCTGGGCCAGGCCACGGCCGGCGAGCTGGCCGCCCTGCTCGAACGCCACCGGGTGTCCAGTGGCGGGTTCGCCAACGTCGGTTCGCGCATGCCGGACCTGCTGAGCACCTACGAAGCCGTGGTGACCGCGGACCGGCAGGGCATCTTCGTGGATTTCGCCCGGCTGACCGTCTTCCTCGACCGGCTCGTCCGGCCGGAGGGCATCGGGTGGACCCCGCTCGCGCCGACCGGCGGCGGCGCGCTGGCCGACTGCCTCGGCTCACTGCTCCGCGAACGGATCGAGGGACGCCGCGCGGACCTGCCCGCGCTCACCCTGTCCTGA
- a CDS encoding iron-containing redox enzyme family protein, which produces MRLPNHRGPVSEILVRVFQRPPEDGDESILGAISATDVGAISDEDLQLSLFLCYGPQYCLFGEAAQTWEWDTSLVELRKRLEARFARELRETAGPLPVVDVDKLPGFLMELGKPSPGRSLSRYLKQDATMEQFQEFLMHRSVYSLMEADHHSLVIPRVRGGGKPALVEIQADEYGGGIPGRLHSQLFELTLAELGMHTEFGAYFEDVPACSLANVNVISYFGTYGRHRGALLGNLAMTEIGSHYVNRNFRNGLQRLNGSDDSWLFFQEHIVADAVHEQLAAYDMCGKFVRDNPRELSDLVFGAVVTAELGARANEYLLSSWERGESSLRVVASAAG; this is translated from the coding sequence GTGCGGTTGCCCAACCATCGCGGTCCGGTGAGCGAAATCCTCGTCCGTGTCTTCCAGCGTCCTCCGGAGGACGGCGACGAATCAATCCTGGGAGCCATTTCGGCGACCGATGTGGGCGCCATTTCCGACGAGGACCTGCAGCTGAGTTTGTTCTTGTGCTACGGCCCCCAGTACTGCCTTTTCGGCGAAGCGGCGCAGACCTGGGAATGGGATACCTCGCTGGTCGAGTTGCGCAAGCGGCTCGAAGCCCGCTTCGCCCGTGAACTACGGGAAACCGCCGGTCCGCTTCCGGTGGTGGACGTGGACAAGCTCCCCGGGTTCTTGATGGAACTCGGGAAACCGAGCCCTGGGCGGTCTCTTTCGCGGTATCTCAAGCAGGACGCCACGATGGAGCAGTTCCAAGAGTTCCTCATGCACCGGTCCGTCTACAGTCTCATGGAGGCGGACCACCACAGCCTCGTCATCCCGCGGGTGCGCGGTGGCGGTAAACCCGCCCTGGTGGAAATCCAGGCCGACGAGTACGGCGGCGGAATTCCGGGTCGTCTGCATTCCCAGTTGTTCGAGCTGACCCTCGCCGAGCTCGGCATGCACACCGAATTCGGCGCGTATTTCGAGGACGTTCCGGCTTGTTCGCTCGCGAACGTCAACGTGATATCCTATTTCGGAACCTATGGTCGTCACCGTGGAGCGCTGCTCGGAAACCTCGCGATGACGGAAATCGGCTCCCACTACGTGAATCGCAATTTCCGGAACGGTCTGCAGCGGTTGAACGGGTCGGACGACTCGTGGTTGTTCTTCCAGGAGCACATCGTGGCCGACGCCGTCCACGAGCAGCTCGCCGCCTACGACATGTGCGGCAAGTTCGTGCGGGACAACCCGCGTGAACTGTCCGACCTGGTCTTCGGCGCCGTCGTGACGGCCGAACTGGGCGCGCGGGCCAACGAGTACCTGCTGTCCTCTTGGGAACGGGGGGAGTCCTCTCTCCGTGTCGTGGCATCGGCGGCGGGCTGA
- the asnB gene encoding asparagine synthase (glutamine-hydrolyzing), which translates to MCGIAGWIDLSRPNEWKEADLERMTRTLARRGPDDERLWSDRYVGLGHRRLAILDVRRGVQPMVAGAPEDPHAVLCYSGEVYNFRELRAELASRGHVFRSHGDTEVVLNAYLEWGESFVERLNGMFAFALWDPRVRRLLLVRDRLGVKPLYYARSGDAVLFGSEPKAVLAHPEFTARLDHQGLADLLGLVKTPGVTPFHDLYEVPPGHVLTVDGNGSRLSRYWKLPTAPHEQDIPDTAAHVRELLVDIVRRQLITDVPLCTLLSGGLDSSALTAIATAVLDEAGEGPVRSFSVDFVDSAEHFRASAFRPERDNPYALQVAEHLGTAHRTIELPDEALTQDGNRDAVLGAHDLPLTFGDVDTSLYLLFSAIREQSTVALSGESADEVFGGYNWFHDPEVVATADFPWLSTMQFVPEHMLTTEFREHTRFGEYRADRYRQAIGEVEYLPGEDAEDRRMREFGHLHLTRWLPVLLDRKDRLSMAAGLEVRVPFCDHRLVEYVHNIPWKIKTYDGREKSVLRGAAAGLLPDSVLSRKKSPYPTTADTRYEQDLRRRVGTLLAENRSPALDIVDAGALRELLSRPEGYFDTQLRRNPLETVLSLAQWYRELWNS; encoded by the coding sequence ATGTGCGGAATCGCCGGCTGGATCGATCTCAGCCGTCCCAACGAGTGGAAAGAAGCGGATCTCGAACGCATGACCCGCACGCTGGCCCGCCGCGGGCCGGACGACGAACGGCTGTGGTCGGACCGGTATGTGGGACTCGGTCACCGCAGGCTGGCCATCCTCGACGTGCGCCGCGGTGTGCAGCCGATGGTCGCGGGTGCGCCCGAGGATCCGCACGCCGTGCTCTGCTACAGCGGCGAGGTCTACAACTTCCGTGAGCTGAGGGCGGAACTGGCCTCACGTGGCCACGTCTTCCGCAGCCACGGCGACACCGAGGTGGTGCTCAACGCCTATCTGGAATGGGGCGAGAGCTTCGTCGAACGCCTCAACGGGATGTTCGCCTTCGCGCTGTGGGATCCGCGCGTGCGGAGGCTGCTCCTGGTCCGCGACCGGCTGGGCGTCAAACCCCTCTACTACGCCCGGTCCGGCGACGCCGTGTTGTTCGGGTCCGAACCGAAGGCGGTGCTCGCCCATCCGGAGTTCACCGCCCGGCTCGATCACCAGGGGCTCGCCGATCTGCTGGGCCTGGTCAAGACCCCCGGCGTGACCCCGTTCCACGACCTCTACGAGGTTCCGCCGGGGCACGTCCTCACCGTCGACGGCAACGGCAGCAGGCTGTCCCGGTACTGGAAACTGCCGACCGCTCCGCACGAGCAGGACATCCCGGACACGGCCGCCCACGTCCGCGAGCTGCTCGTCGACATCGTGCGCAGGCAGTTGATCACCGACGTTCCGCTGTGCACCCTGCTCTCCGGTGGCCTGGATTCGAGCGCGCTGACCGCCATCGCCACGGCCGTCCTCGACGAGGCGGGCGAAGGACCGGTCCGGTCGTTCTCGGTCGACTTCGTCGACAGCGCCGAACACTTCCGCGCCAGTGCCTTCCGGCCAGAACGGGACAATCCGTACGCCCTCCAGGTCGCCGAACATCTCGGGACGGCACATCGGACCATCGAGCTGCCGGACGAAGCCCTCACCCAGGATGGGAACCGGGACGCGGTACTCGGTGCGCACGACCTCCCGCTCACCTTCGGCGACGTCGACACCTCGCTGTACCTGCTCTTCTCGGCCATCCGCGAGCAGTCGACCGTCGCGCTGTCCGGTGAGTCCGCGGACGAGGTGTTCGGCGGCTACAACTGGTTCCACGATCCCGAGGTCGTCGCCACGGCGGACTTTCCCTGGCTCAGCACCATGCAGTTCGTCCCCGAACACATGCTGACCACGGAGTTCCGCGAGCACACGCGGTTCGGCGAGTACCGGGCCGACCGCTACCGGCAGGCGATCGGCGAGGTCGAGTACCTGCCGGGAGAAGACGCCGAAGACCGGCGTATGCGCGAATTCGGTCATCTGCACCTCACGCGCTGGTTGCCGGTGCTGCTAGATCGCAAGGACCGGCTCAGCATGGCCGCCGGACTCGAAGTGCGGGTGCCCTTCTGCGATCACCGCCTGGTCGAGTACGTGCACAACATCCCGTGGAAGATCAAGACCTACGACGGCAGGGAAAAGAGCGTGCTCCGCGGCGCGGCGGCCGGTCTGCTGCCCGATTCGGTCCTCAGCAGGAAAAAGAGCCCATATCCGACCACCGCCGACACCCGGTACGAACAGGATCTGCGACGGCGCGTCGGCACCCTCCTCGCGGAGAACCGTTCGCCGGCGCTGGACATCGTCGACGCGGGCGCGCTGCGCGAGTTGCTGAGCAGGCCGGAGGGCTACTTCGACACCCAGCTCCGGCGCAACCCGCTGGAGACCGTGCTGAGCCTCGCCCAGTGGTACCGGGAGCTGTGGAACTCGTGA
- a CDS encoding phenylacetate--CoA ligase family protein: MIINSSDRLRLVQHAGDEIRDQQRSLPDKGFYLRKLSETWQRAGRTEAYAGLPEYSFARFEKLGTTSKHRLKKTPYEFLAAPIDAAVKYYETTGTTGLPTPTPRLAEDIIWNTVSVAEAWRDLLPDNERVLIMLPSDIVPVADLIVGVCEYLGRPHTRAYPFATGISDWDRLIGLCRSFRPTTVFAAPGVALQFSRLVKQRGLLAELSADVNRMMLLGEVSTAPFRARLGRWWDASALDASYGSTETGTLAAGCANDRLHLLTATNYFELADDDGTVRPLPESGAGRLVVTPLNLHARCVLRLDTGDDVRLGAQCDCGDRAPVIEVVGRGSDAVAVRGAKLTVRAVEEVVYGETEATGYLMETDAPGAFARLILERDVHWDRAGEATMADRLQHSSREVLGLEWDEVLFVNQLPASTKSGASQKSWKRSNFRVVGARG; encoded by the coding sequence TTGATCATCAACAGCAGCGATCGGTTGCGCCTGGTGCAGCACGCAGGCGACGAGATCCGCGACCAGCAGCGAAGCCTGCCCGACAAGGGCTTCTACCTGCGAAAACTATCCGAGACGTGGCAGCGGGCCGGACGGACCGAGGCCTACGCCGGCCTCCCGGAGTACTCCTTTGCCCGATTCGAGAAGCTCGGCACCACCAGTAAGCATCGCCTCAAGAAAACCCCTTATGAATTCCTGGCAGCGCCTATCGACGCGGCGGTAAAATATTATGAAACGACCGGGACCACCGGACTGCCGACGCCGACTCCCCGGCTGGCGGAGGACATAATCTGGAACACCGTTTCGGTGGCCGAAGCCTGGCGCGATCTGTTGCCGGATAATGAACGCGTATTGATTATGCTGCCGTCGGACATCGTTCCCGTGGCGGACCTTATCGTCGGTGTCTGCGAGTACCTCGGGCGCCCCCACACACGGGCCTATCCGTTCGCCACCGGGATCTCCGACTGGGACCGGCTGATCGGTCTGTGCCGCTCCTTCCGGCCGACCACCGTTTTCGCCGCGCCCGGAGTGGCATTGCAGTTCAGCAGACTGGTCAAACAACGCGGGCTATTGGCGGAACTGAGCGCCGACGTGAATCGGATGATGCTGCTCGGCGAAGTCAGCACCGCGCCGTTCCGGGCCCGCCTCGGCCGGTGGTGGGACGCCTCCGCGCTGGACGCGAGTTACGGCAGCACGGAGACCGGCACCCTGGCCGCCGGCTGTGCCAATGACCGCCTGCACCTGCTGACCGCCACCAACTACTTCGAACTCGCCGACGACGACGGAACGGTCCGCCCGCTGCCGGAATCCGGCGCCGGACGGCTCGTGGTCACCCCGCTCAACCTGCATGCCCGGTGCGTGCTGCGCCTGGACACCGGAGACGACGTGCGCTTGGGCGCCCAGTGCGACTGCGGTGACCGCGCCCCGGTGATCGAAGTGGTCGGACGCGGTTCCGACGCCGTGGCGGTGCGCGGCGCGAAGCTCACCGTGCGCGCGGTCGAAGAGGTGGTCTACGGCGAGACCGAGGCGACCGGCTATCTGATGGAGACCGACGCCCCCGGCGCGTTCGCCCGCTTGATCCTGGAACGGGACGTGCACTGGGACCGGGCGGGGGAAGCCACGATGGCCGACCGCCTCCAGCATTCGTCCCGGGAAGTGCTCGGCCTGGAATGGGACGAGGTGCTCTTCGTCAACCAGCTGCCCGCGAGCACCAAGAGCGGCGCGTCCCAGAAGAGCTGGAAGCGTTCCAACTTCCGGGTAGTGGGAGCGCGCGGATGA
- a CDS encoding acyl carrier protein yields MTLSSVPTLDSLQRRTRTVLAGLFGPEIDDLPADTPLPETLGDRYDSLGAMECVTAMEKEFGIEVDFVEHDVRYTFAQLDRIAEFVHSQLEDRAVFGGSR; encoded by the coding sequence ATGACCTTATCCTCCGTCCCCACCCTCGACTCGCTCCAGCGCCGGACCCGGACCGTGCTGGCCGGCTTGTTCGGTCCGGAGATCGACGACCTTCCCGCCGACACGCCGCTCCCGGAAACACTCGGCGACCGCTACGACAGTCTCGGCGCGATGGAATGCGTGACCGCGATGGAAAAGGAGTTCGGCATCGAGGTCGACTTCGTCGAGCACGACGTGCGCTACACCTTCGCGCAATTGGACCGCATCGCCGAATTCGTCCACTCCCAGCTGGAAGACCGGGCCGTTTTCGGAGGGTCTCGATGA
- a CDS encoding pyridoxal-phosphate dependent enzyme, which yields MSWYKGEGKTLPSELHGPVPGRTPMLNAVTRYRGRTTNLWLKLEQENPFGSIKDRVAYSLLSSIFESGVLCGGIIESTSGNLGVALARYSQICGVEFTAVVDPRTSRKLVRQMRSADAKIVEVTDPDETGGYLLSRLAYIRDRMAVEDLLVWPNQYENPANPRAHSEGTAPEIASAVPHGELDVFLGVSTGGTVRGFTDYVKHNSLPWRCVAVDEVGSVALGGPPASRSLNGIGASRTSSFVDGRDCLNVKVTAAEAVAACDWVANELGVRVGGSSGAAVAGALRWIGEGLGAEHVVVVCPDGGDRYEDTIYSPGWRRAKELTSRAEWEFPEVRSTRVVDNSLVLI from the coding sequence GTGAGCTGGTACAAGGGGGAGGGGAAGACGTTGCCGAGTGAACTGCACGGCCCGGTGCCGGGGAGGACCCCGATGCTGAACGCCGTGACGAGATATCGCGGCAGAACGACGAATCTCTGGCTGAAACTGGAACAGGAGAACCCGTTCGGGTCCATCAAGGACAGAGTGGCGTACTCCCTGCTCTCCTCGATCTTCGAGTCGGGGGTGCTCTGCGGCGGGATCATCGAGTCGACGTCCGGGAATCTCGGTGTCGCGTTGGCGAGGTACTCCCAGATCTGCGGGGTGGAGTTCACCGCGGTCGTCGACCCGCGGACGTCGCGCAAGCTCGTGCGGCAGATGCGGAGCGCGGACGCGAAGATCGTGGAAGTGACGGATCCCGACGAGACGGGCGGCTACCTGCTTTCCCGGCTGGCCTACATCCGTGACCGGATGGCGGTCGAAGACCTGCTCGTGTGGCCGAACCAGTACGAGAACCCGGCCAATCCCCGCGCGCATTCCGAGGGGACCGCTCCGGAGATCGCTTCCGCGGTCCCGCACGGAGAACTCGACGTCTTCCTCGGCGTGTCGACCGGCGGGACGGTGCGCGGGTTCACCGACTACGTCAAGCACAACAGCTTGCCCTGGCGTTGCGTCGCGGTGGACGAGGTGGGCTCGGTGGCGCTCGGCGGCCCGCCTGCGTCCCGCAGCCTCAACGGGATCGGCGCGAGCCGCACGTCGTCCTTCGTCGACGGGCGGGATTGCCTGAACGTGAAGGTGACCGCGGCCGAGGCGGTGGCCGCGTGCGACTGGGTCGCGAACGAACTGGGCGTCCGGGTCGGCGGCAGTTCGGGCGCCGCGGTCGCCGGTGCCCTGCGGTGGATCGGCGAGGGTCTCGGCGCCGAGCATGTGGTCGTCGTCTGTCCCGACGGCGGCGATCGTTACGAGGACACGATCTATTCGCCGGGCTGGCGTCGTGCGAAGGAACTCACGTCGAGGGCGGAGTGGGAGTTCCCCGAGGTGCGCTCGACGCGGGTCGTTGACAATTCACTGGTCTTGATCTGA